A genomic region of Gossypium hirsutum isolate 1008001.06 chromosome D01, Gossypium_hirsutum_v2.1, whole genome shotgun sequence contains the following coding sequences:
- the LOC107905646 gene encoding mRNA-capping enzyme isoform X3 encodes MIVGMDLNASPLPEDDEDPYETHIEHYSAPEEHVESAVEISRREREERRKRLRSDRPDDRPVHISQPVIYDHFYQNRNSTFYDKSRIPPGWLDCPAVGKEIGCIIPSKVPLGESYNDCVPPGKRYSFKQAVHKQEVSGRKLGLVIDLTNTSRYYQTTDLKKKGIKHVKIQCRGRDAVPENASVNTFVYEVSQFLLRQKSNKYILVHCTHGHNRTGYMIIHYLMRTQPMSVTQAIKFFSEARPPGIYKPDYIDALYAFYHERRPESLVCPPTPEWKRSSDLDLNGEAAVDDDDDDDDGAPTALPENHETDVMLTNDDVLGDEIPHDQQVQMRQFCYQQLKLNTGVRGHAQFPGSHPVSLNRDNLQLLRQRYYYATWKADGTRYMMLITIDGCYLIDRSFNIRRVQMRFPCWHNKGVGGMSHHLTLLDGEMIIDTLPDSRKQERRYLIYDMMVLNNEPIIERPFYERWKMLEKEVIEPRNYERHNIYQGRNPYYRFDLEPFRVRRKDFWLLSTVNKVLKEFIPKLSHEADGLIFQGWDDPYVPRTHEGLLKWKYAQLNSVDFLFEIGSDDREQLFLHERGRKKLMEGNTVEFREVSDHPPSFSGKIIECSWDPDRQVWVYMRIRTDKSTPNDINTYRKNKDGQQGPPAYKFSTTEVTDIANWLLCSRSRY; translated from the exons ATGATTGTTGGTATGGACCTAAATGCTTCCCCATTACCTGAAGATGATGAAGATCCATATGAAACACATATAGAACACTACTCTGCTCCAGAAGAGCATGTAGAATCTGCAGTTGAAATTTCACGGCGG GAACGCGAAGAGAGACGGAAGAGATTGAGAAGTGACCGACCAGATGACCGGCCAGTACATATCTCTCAGCCTGTTATATATGATCACTTCTATCAAAATAGGAACTCAACATTTTATGATAAAAGCAGGATCCCTCCTG GTTGGTTGGATTGTCCTGCGGTTGGTAAGGAAATAGGCTGCATCATTCCTTCGAAGGTTCCACTTGGTGAATCTTATAATGACTGTGTTCCTCCTGGTAAAAGATACTCTTTTAAACAAGCGGTTCATAAGCAAGAAGTTTCAGGAAGAAAG CTTGGTTTGGTGATTGATTTGACGAACACTTCTCGTTACTATCAAACTACAGACCTGAAGAAAAAAGGCATTAAGCATGTAAAG ATACAATGTAGGGGAAGGGATGCTGTACCTGAGAATGCGTCTGTAAATACCTTTGTTTATGAG GTGTCACAATTTCTCCTACGtcagaaatcaaataaatatattcttGTCCATTGTACTCATGGTCATAACCGCACTGGCTACATGATTATTCACTATCTCATGCGAACACAGCCAATGTCTGTTACTCAG GCAATAAAATTTTTTTCTGAGGCACGCCCACCAGGAATATATAAACCAGACTATATTGATGCCCTGTatgcattttatcatgaaagaaGACCAGAATCTCTTGTCTGCCCTCCAACTCCTGAGTGGAAAAGATCTTCTGATCTTGATCTCAACGGTGAAGCAGCtgtagatgatgatgatgatgatgatgatggagcTCCAACTGCATTACCT GAGAATCATGAAACTGATGTAATGTTGACAAATGATGACGTTTTGGGTGATGAAATACCTCATGACCAGCAGGTACAAATGAGGCAATTCTGCTATCAACAATTGAAGTTAAATACTGGG GTTAGAGGGCATGCACAGTTCCCGGGATCACATCCAGTTTCGCTGAACAG GGACAATTTACAACTTTTAAGGCAACGCTATTATTATGCTACTTGGAAAGCAGATGGAACACGATATATGATGTTAATAACTATCGATGGATGTTACTTAATTGATAGAAGTTTCAATATCCGAAGGGTTCAGATGAGGTTTCCATGCTGGCACAATAAA GGTGTAGGTGGCATGAGTCATCATTTGACATTGCTTgatggggaaatgataattgacaCCCTGCCAGACTCACGGAAGCAAGAGAGAAGATATCTCATCTATGATATGATGGTTCTTAACAATGAACCTATTATAGAG CGGCCGTTCTATGAACGATGGAAAATGCTGGAAAAAGAAGTGATTGAGCCTCGAAATTATGAACGCCACAACATTTACCAGGGCAGGAATCCTTATTACCGATTTGACCTTGAACCCTTCAGG GTGCGGAGGAAGGACTTTTGGTTGCTTTCTACTGTAAATAAGGTTTTGAAAGAGTTTATCCCCAAGCTCTCTCACGAGGCAGATGGTCTTATTTTTCAG GGTTGGGATGATCCTTATGTACCTCGCACTCATGAAGGTCTTTTGAAGTGGAAATATGCTCAGTTGAACTCTGTTGACTTTCTATTTGAG ATTGGAAGCGATGATCGTGAACAACTTTTTCTCCATGAACGGGGAAGAAAGAAGTTGATGGAAGGGAATACTGTTGAATTCAGAG AGGTTTCAGATCATCCTCCATCGTTCTCTGGGAAGATTATCGAGTGTTCTTGGGATCCTGATCGACAAGTGTGGGTCTATATGAGGATCAGGACAGATAAGTCAACTCCCAATGATATTAATACTTACAGGAAG AATAAGGATGGACAGCAAGGCCCACCTGCATACAAATTCAGCACGACGGAGGTGACGGATATAGCAAACTGGTTGTTATGCAGCCGATCAAGGTACTGA
- the LOC107905646 gene encoding mRNA-capping enzyme isoform X1 — MIVGMDLNASPLPEDDEDPYETHIEHYSAPEEHVESAVEISRREREERRKRLRSDRPDDRPVHISQPVIYDHFYQNRNSTFYDKSRIPPGWLDCPAVGKEIGCIIPSKVPLGESYNDCVPPGKRYSFKQAVHKQEVSGRKLGLVIDLTNTSRYYQTTDLKKKGIKHVKIQCRGRDAVPENASVNTFVYEVSQFLLRQKSNKYILVHCTHGHNRTGYMIIHYLMRTQPMSVTQAIKFFSEARPPGIYKPDYIDALYAFYHERRPESLVCPPTPEWKRSSDLDLNGEAAVDDDDDDDDGAPTALPENHETDVMLTNDDVLGDEIPHDQQVQMRQFCYQQLKLNTGVRGHAQFPGSHPVSLNRDNLQLLRQRYYYATWKADGTRYMMLITIDGCYLIDRSFNIRRVQMRFPCWHNKGVGGMSHHLTLLDGEMIIDTLPDSRKQERRYLIYDMMVLNNEPIIERPFYERWKMLEKEVIEPRNYERHNIYQGRNPYYRFDLEPFRVRRKDFWLLSTVNKVLKEFIPKLSHEADGLIFQGWDDPYVPRTHEGLLKWKYAQLNSVDFLFEIGSDDREQLFLHERGRKKLMEGNTVEFREVSDHPPSFSGKIIECSWDPDRQVWVYMRIRTDKSTPNDINTYRKVMQSINDNITEEILLNEINEIIRLPMYADRIRMDSKAHLHTNSARRR, encoded by the exons ATGATTGTTGGTATGGACCTAAATGCTTCCCCATTACCTGAAGATGATGAAGATCCATATGAAACACATATAGAACACTACTCTGCTCCAGAAGAGCATGTAGAATCTGCAGTTGAAATTTCACGGCGG GAACGCGAAGAGAGACGGAAGAGATTGAGAAGTGACCGACCAGATGACCGGCCAGTACATATCTCTCAGCCTGTTATATATGATCACTTCTATCAAAATAGGAACTCAACATTTTATGATAAAAGCAGGATCCCTCCTG GTTGGTTGGATTGTCCTGCGGTTGGTAAGGAAATAGGCTGCATCATTCCTTCGAAGGTTCCACTTGGTGAATCTTATAATGACTGTGTTCCTCCTGGTAAAAGATACTCTTTTAAACAAGCGGTTCATAAGCAAGAAGTTTCAGGAAGAAAG CTTGGTTTGGTGATTGATTTGACGAACACTTCTCGTTACTATCAAACTACAGACCTGAAGAAAAAAGGCATTAAGCATGTAAAG ATACAATGTAGGGGAAGGGATGCTGTACCTGAGAATGCGTCTGTAAATACCTTTGTTTATGAG GTGTCACAATTTCTCCTACGtcagaaatcaaataaatatattcttGTCCATTGTACTCATGGTCATAACCGCACTGGCTACATGATTATTCACTATCTCATGCGAACACAGCCAATGTCTGTTACTCAG GCAATAAAATTTTTTTCTGAGGCACGCCCACCAGGAATATATAAACCAGACTATATTGATGCCCTGTatgcattttatcatgaaagaaGACCAGAATCTCTTGTCTGCCCTCCAACTCCTGAGTGGAAAAGATCTTCTGATCTTGATCTCAACGGTGAAGCAGCtgtagatgatgatgatgatgatgatgatggagcTCCAACTGCATTACCT GAGAATCATGAAACTGATGTAATGTTGACAAATGATGACGTTTTGGGTGATGAAATACCTCATGACCAGCAGGTACAAATGAGGCAATTCTGCTATCAACAATTGAAGTTAAATACTGGG GTTAGAGGGCATGCACAGTTCCCGGGATCACATCCAGTTTCGCTGAACAG GGACAATTTACAACTTTTAAGGCAACGCTATTATTATGCTACTTGGAAAGCAGATGGAACACGATATATGATGTTAATAACTATCGATGGATGTTACTTAATTGATAGAAGTTTCAATATCCGAAGGGTTCAGATGAGGTTTCCATGCTGGCACAATAAA GGTGTAGGTGGCATGAGTCATCATTTGACATTGCTTgatggggaaatgataattgacaCCCTGCCAGACTCACGGAAGCAAGAGAGAAGATATCTCATCTATGATATGATGGTTCTTAACAATGAACCTATTATAGAG CGGCCGTTCTATGAACGATGGAAAATGCTGGAAAAAGAAGTGATTGAGCCTCGAAATTATGAACGCCACAACATTTACCAGGGCAGGAATCCTTATTACCGATTTGACCTTGAACCCTTCAGG GTGCGGAGGAAGGACTTTTGGTTGCTTTCTACTGTAAATAAGGTTTTGAAAGAGTTTATCCCCAAGCTCTCTCACGAGGCAGATGGTCTTATTTTTCAG GGTTGGGATGATCCTTATGTACCTCGCACTCATGAAGGTCTTTTGAAGTGGAAATATGCTCAGTTGAACTCTGTTGACTTTCTATTTGAG ATTGGAAGCGATGATCGTGAACAACTTTTTCTCCATGAACGGGGAAGAAAGAAGTTGATGGAAGGGAATACTGTTGAATTCAGAG AGGTTTCAGATCATCCTCCATCGTTCTCTGGGAAGATTATCGAGTGTTCTTGGGATCCTGATCGACAAGTGTGGGTCTATATGAGGATCAGGACAGATAAGTCAACTCCCAATGATATTAATACTTACAGGAAG GTTATGCAAAGTATAAACGATAATATCACAGAAGAAATCTTATTAAACGAGATTAACGAGATCATTCGCTTGCCCATGTATGCTGATAGAATAAGGATGGACAGCAAGGCCCACCTGCATACAAATTCAGCACGACGGAGGTGA
- the LOC107905646 gene encoding mRNA-capping enzyme isoform X2 yields the protein MIVGMDLNASPLPEDDEDPYETHIEHYSAPEEHVESAVEISRREREERRKRLRSDRPDDRPVHISQPVIYDHFYQNRNSTFYDKSRIPPGWLDCPAVGKEIGCIIPSKVPLGESYNDCVPPGKRYSFKQAVHKQEVSGRKLGLVIDLTNTSRYYQTTDLKKKGIKHVKIQCRGRDAVPENASVNTFVYEVSQFLLRQKSNKYILVHCTHGHNRTGYMIIHYLMRTQPMSVTQAIKFFSEARPPGIYKPDYIDALYAFYHERRPESLVCPPTPEWKRSSDLDLNGEAAVDDDDDDDDGAPTALPENHETDVMLTNDDVLGDEIPHDQQVQMRQFCYQQLKLNTGVRGHAQFPGSHPVSLNRDNLQLLRQRYYYATWKADGTRYMMLITIDGCYLIDRSFNIRRVQMRFPCWHNKGVGGMSHHLTLLDGEMIIDTLPDSRKQERRYLIYDMMVLNNEPIIERPFYERWKMLEKEVIEPRNYERHNIYQGRNPYYRFDLEPFRVRRKDFWLLSTVNKVLKEFIPKLSHEADGLIFQGWDDPYVPRTHEGLLKWKYAQLNSVDFLFEIGSDDREQLFLHERGRKKLMEGNTVEFRDHPPSFSGKIIECSWDPDRQVWVYMRIRTDKSTPNDINTYRKVMQSINDNITEEILLNEINEIIRLPMYADRIRMDSKAHLHTNSARRR from the exons ATGATTGTTGGTATGGACCTAAATGCTTCCCCATTACCTGAAGATGATGAAGATCCATATGAAACACATATAGAACACTACTCTGCTCCAGAAGAGCATGTAGAATCTGCAGTTGAAATTTCACGGCGG GAACGCGAAGAGAGACGGAAGAGATTGAGAAGTGACCGACCAGATGACCGGCCAGTACATATCTCTCAGCCTGTTATATATGATCACTTCTATCAAAATAGGAACTCAACATTTTATGATAAAAGCAGGATCCCTCCTG GTTGGTTGGATTGTCCTGCGGTTGGTAAGGAAATAGGCTGCATCATTCCTTCGAAGGTTCCACTTGGTGAATCTTATAATGACTGTGTTCCTCCTGGTAAAAGATACTCTTTTAAACAAGCGGTTCATAAGCAAGAAGTTTCAGGAAGAAAG CTTGGTTTGGTGATTGATTTGACGAACACTTCTCGTTACTATCAAACTACAGACCTGAAGAAAAAAGGCATTAAGCATGTAAAG ATACAATGTAGGGGAAGGGATGCTGTACCTGAGAATGCGTCTGTAAATACCTTTGTTTATGAG GTGTCACAATTTCTCCTACGtcagaaatcaaataaatatattcttGTCCATTGTACTCATGGTCATAACCGCACTGGCTACATGATTATTCACTATCTCATGCGAACACAGCCAATGTCTGTTACTCAG GCAATAAAATTTTTTTCTGAGGCACGCCCACCAGGAATATATAAACCAGACTATATTGATGCCCTGTatgcattttatcatgaaagaaGACCAGAATCTCTTGTCTGCCCTCCAACTCCTGAGTGGAAAAGATCTTCTGATCTTGATCTCAACGGTGAAGCAGCtgtagatgatgatgatgatgatgatgatggagcTCCAACTGCATTACCT GAGAATCATGAAACTGATGTAATGTTGACAAATGATGACGTTTTGGGTGATGAAATACCTCATGACCAGCAGGTACAAATGAGGCAATTCTGCTATCAACAATTGAAGTTAAATACTGGG GTTAGAGGGCATGCACAGTTCCCGGGATCACATCCAGTTTCGCTGAACAG GGACAATTTACAACTTTTAAGGCAACGCTATTATTATGCTACTTGGAAAGCAGATGGAACACGATATATGATGTTAATAACTATCGATGGATGTTACTTAATTGATAGAAGTTTCAATATCCGAAGGGTTCAGATGAGGTTTCCATGCTGGCACAATAAA GGTGTAGGTGGCATGAGTCATCATTTGACATTGCTTgatggggaaatgataattgacaCCCTGCCAGACTCACGGAAGCAAGAGAGAAGATATCTCATCTATGATATGATGGTTCTTAACAATGAACCTATTATAGAG CGGCCGTTCTATGAACGATGGAAAATGCTGGAAAAAGAAGTGATTGAGCCTCGAAATTATGAACGCCACAACATTTACCAGGGCAGGAATCCTTATTACCGATTTGACCTTGAACCCTTCAGG GTGCGGAGGAAGGACTTTTGGTTGCTTTCTACTGTAAATAAGGTTTTGAAAGAGTTTATCCCCAAGCTCTCTCACGAGGCAGATGGTCTTATTTTTCAG GGTTGGGATGATCCTTATGTACCTCGCACTCATGAAGGTCTTTTGAAGTGGAAATATGCTCAGTTGAACTCTGTTGACTTTCTATTTGAG ATTGGAAGCGATGATCGTGAACAACTTTTTCTCCATGAACGGGGAAGAAAGAAGTTGATGGAAGGGAATACTGTTGAATTCAGAG ATCATCCTCCATCGTTCTCTGGGAAGATTATCGAGTGTTCTTGGGATCCTGATCGACAAGTGTGGGTCTATATGAGGATCAGGACAGATAAGTCAACTCCCAATGATATTAATACTTACAGGAAG GTTATGCAAAGTATAAACGATAATATCACAGAAGAAATCTTATTAAACGAGATTAACGAGATCATTCGCTTGCCCATGTATGCTGATAGAATAAGGATGGACAGCAAGGCCCACCTGCATACAAATTCAGCACGACGGAGGTGA
- the LOC107905646 gene encoding mRNA-capping enzyme isoform X4: MIVGMDLNASPLPEDDEDPYETHIEHYSAPEEHVESAVEISRREREERRKRLRSDRPDDRPVHISQPVIYDHFYQNRNSTFYDKSRIPPGWLDCPAVGKEIGCIIPSKVPLGESYNDCVPPGKRYSFKQAVHKQEVSGRKLGLVIDLTNTSRYYQTTDLKKKGIKHVKIQCRGRDAVPENASVNTFVYEVSQFLLRQKSNKYILVHCTHGHNRTGYMIIHYLMRTQPMSVTQAIKFFSEARPPGIYKPDYIDALYAFYHERRPESLVCPPTPEWKRSSDLDLNGEAAVDDDDDDDDGAPTALPENHETDVMLTNDDVLGDEIPHDQQVQMRQFCYQQLKLNTGVRGHAQFPGSHPVSLNRDNLQLLRQRYYYATWKADGTRYMMLITIDGCYLIDRSFNIRRVQMRFPCWHNKGVGGMSHHLTLLDGEMIIDTLPDSRKQERRYLIYDMMVLNNEPIIERPFYERWKMLEKEVIEPRNYERHNIYQGRNPYYRFDLEPFRVRRKDFWLLSTVNKVLKEFIPKLSHEADGLIFQGWDDPYVPRTHEGLLKWKYAQLNSVDFLFEIGSDDREQLFLHERGRKKLMEGNTVEFRDHPPSFSGKIIECSWDPDRQVWVYMRIRTDKSTPNDINTYRKNKDGQQGPPAYKFSTTEVTDIANWLLCSRSRY; the protein is encoded by the exons ATGATTGTTGGTATGGACCTAAATGCTTCCCCATTACCTGAAGATGATGAAGATCCATATGAAACACATATAGAACACTACTCTGCTCCAGAAGAGCATGTAGAATCTGCAGTTGAAATTTCACGGCGG GAACGCGAAGAGAGACGGAAGAGATTGAGAAGTGACCGACCAGATGACCGGCCAGTACATATCTCTCAGCCTGTTATATATGATCACTTCTATCAAAATAGGAACTCAACATTTTATGATAAAAGCAGGATCCCTCCTG GTTGGTTGGATTGTCCTGCGGTTGGTAAGGAAATAGGCTGCATCATTCCTTCGAAGGTTCCACTTGGTGAATCTTATAATGACTGTGTTCCTCCTGGTAAAAGATACTCTTTTAAACAAGCGGTTCATAAGCAAGAAGTTTCAGGAAGAAAG CTTGGTTTGGTGATTGATTTGACGAACACTTCTCGTTACTATCAAACTACAGACCTGAAGAAAAAAGGCATTAAGCATGTAAAG ATACAATGTAGGGGAAGGGATGCTGTACCTGAGAATGCGTCTGTAAATACCTTTGTTTATGAG GTGTCACAATTTCTCCTACGtcagaaatcaaataaatatattcttGTCCATTGTACTCATGGTCATAACCGCACTGGCTACATGATTATTCACTATCTCATGCGAACACAGCCAATGTCTGTTACTCAG GCAATAAAATTTTTTTCTGAGGCACGCCCACCAGGAATATATAAACCAGACTATATTGATGCCCTGTatgcattttatcatgaaagaaGACCAGAATCTCTTGTCTGCCCTCCAACTCCTGAGTGGAAAAGATCTTCTGATCTTGATCTCAACGGTGAAGCAGCtgtagatgatgatgatgatgatgatgatggagcTCCAACTGCATTACCT GAGAATCATGAAACTGATGTAATGTTGACAAATGATGACGTTTTGGGTGATGAAATACCTCATGACCAGCAGGTACAAATGAGGCAATTCTGCTATCAACAATTGAAGTTAAATACTGGG GTTAGAGGGCATGCACAGTTCCCGGGATCACATCCAGTTTCGCTGAACAG GGACAATTTACAACTTTTAAGGCAACGCTATTATTATGCTACTTGGAAAGCAGATGGAACACGATATATGATGTTAATAACTATCGATGGATGTTACTTAATTGATAGAAGTTTCAATATCCGAAGGGTTCAGATGAGGTTTCCATGCTGGCACAATAAA GGTGTAGGTGGCATGAGTCATCATTTGACATTGCTTgatggggaaatgataattgacaCCCTGCCAGACTCACGGAAGCAAGAGAGAAGATATCTCATCTATGATATGATGGTTCTTAACAATGAACCTATTATAGAG CGGCCGTTCTATGAACGATGGAAAATGCTGGAAAAAGAAGTGATTGAGCCTCGAAATTATGAACGCCACAACATTTACCAGGGCAGGAATCCTTATTACCGATTTGACCTTGAACCCTTCAGG GTGCGGAGGAAGGACTTTTGGTTGCTTTCTACTGTAAATAAGGTTTTGAAAGAGTTTATCCCCAAGCTCTCTCACGAGGCAGATGGTCTTATTTTTCAG GGTTGGGATGATCCTTATGTACCTCGCACTCATGAAGGTCTTTTGAAGTGGAAATATGCTCAGTTGAACTCTGTTGACTTTCTATTTGAG ATTGGAAGCGATGATCGTGAACAACTTTTTCTCCATGAACGGGGAAGAAAGAAGTTGATGGAAGGGAATACTGTTGAATTCAGAG ATCATCCTCCATCGTTCTCTGGGAAGATTATCGAGTGTTCTTGGGATCCTGATCGACAAGTGTGGGTCTATATGAGGATCAGGACAGATAAGTCAACTCCCAATGATATTAATACTTACAGGAAG AATAAGGATGGACAGCAAGGCCCACCTGCATACAAATTCAGCACGACGGAGGTGACGGATATAGCAAACTGGTTGTTATGCAGCCGATCAAGGTACTGA